AACTCGAGCTGCTGCCCGCCGAGGTGACGGCGGTCCGGATCGCCTGGCCCACACCGCTGCGGCCCGCCGTCCCCGGGCTGCTGGCCGAGTACGCGGGGCGCGGCCTGGCGGTGCTGGCCAGCGGTGACCCGATGTTCTTCGGGATCGGCCGGGCCCTCGCCGAGGTCGCGGGGCCCGAGCGGCTGAACGTCCTGCCGCACCCCTCCTCCCTCTCGTACGCCTGCGCCCGGCTGGGCTGGCCGCTGGAGTCCACCGAGGTGGTCAGTCTGGTCGGCCGCCCGCTGGAGACGCTGAACCTCGCGCTGCACCCCGGCCGTCGCGTCCTGGTGCTGAGCGCGGACGCCAGCACCCCCGCCGCCGTCGCCGAACTGCTGACCCGTCAGGGCTGGGGCGCGACCCGGCTCCGGGTGCTCGAACAGCTCGGCGGCCCGGACGAGCACCAGCTGGCCGGCACCGCCGCCGACTGGCCGCACCCGCCCGGCGACCCGCTCAACGTGATCGCCCTCGACTGCGCGGCGGACGGCCCGCGCGGCTCGGTGGTGCCCGGCCTGCCCGACGACGCGTACGAGTCGGACGGTCAGCTGACCAAGCGTCACGTCCGGGCCGCCACCCTGGCCACCCTCGCCCCGGCCCCCGGCGAACTGCTCTGGGACATCGGCGGCGGCTCCGGCTCGATCGCGATCGAGTGGCTGCGCGCGCACCGGGACTGCCAGGCCGTCAGCGTCGAACGCTCCCCCGTCCGGGCCGAGCGGATCGCCCGCAACGCGGCCACCCTCGGCGTCCCCCGGCTGCGGGTGGTGACCGGCCCGGCGCCCGCCGCCCTGGCCGGCCTGCCGACCCCCGACGCGATCTTCGTCGGCGGCGGCCTCACCGCCCCCGGCCTGCTGGACGCCTGCTGGGCGGCACTCCCGCCCGGCGGACGGCTGGTCGCCAACACCGTGACGCTGGAGTCCGAGGCGCTGCTCACCGAGTGGTACCGGCGACACGGCGGCGACCTGCTCCGGCTGGCGGTGGCACACGCCGTCCCGGTCGGCGGCTTCACCGGCTGGCGCCAGGCAATGCCGGTCACCCAGTGGTCGGTGGTCAAGGAAACCGAGAGGACCAACACGGCATGACCGTCTACTTCATCGGCGCGGGCCCCGGCGCCGCCGACCTGATCACCCTGCGCGGCCAGCGCCGGATCGCCGCCAGCCCGGTCTGCCTGTACGCGGGCAGCCTGGTCCCGCGCGAGCTGCTCGCCGAGTGCCCGCCCGGCGCCCGCCTGATCGACACCGCCGACCTGAACCTCGATCAGATCGTCGCCGAACTGGTCCGCGCCCACCAGGCCGGCCAGGACGTGGCCCGGCTGCACTCCGGCGACCCGTCCGTGTTCAGCGCGGTCGCCGAGCAGATGCGACGCCTCGACGCGGCGGGCGTCCCGTACGAGGTGATCCCCGGCGTACCCGCCTTCGCCGCCGCCGCGGCCGCGCTCAAGCGCGAGCTGACCGTCCCGACGGTGGGTCAGACCGTCATCCTCACCCGGGTCTCCCGCCAGGCCACCCCGATGCCCGAGGGCGAGGACCTGGCCACCCTCGGCCGCAGCGGCGCCCTGCTGGTACTGCACCTGGCGACCCGCTACGTGGAGAGCGTGGTCGAGGAGCTGCTCCCGCACTACGGCGCCGACTGCCCCGCCGCCGTCGTCGCGATGGCCAGCCGCCCCGACGAACTGGTCCTGCGCGGCACCCTCGGCGACATCGCCGCCCAGGTCAAGGAGGCGGGCGTCCTGCGCACCGCCGTCATCCTGGTCGGCCGTACCCTGGGCGCCTCCCAGTTCCGCGACAGCCACCTCTACTCGGCCGACCGCAACCGCGACCACACCTGCGACTGAGCAGACGGTCCGGAAGACAGGGGCTCGGGGAACTGCGACGCCAGCCTCGTAAAAGGTGATCCGTGCGTAGGTGGGCAGGCACTTTCGCAGTGACCCGCACGCCAGATCTCCTCGCAGTTCCCCGAGCCCCTGGATAGTGCAACCGAGCACCCTGCAAAAGGCACAGCCCGAGATCAGTGCCAGTCCGGGTGCTCCCGCGTCGCCCAGTCCCGGTCCACGCTCCCGGTACGCATACCCCGCCGCGCCTCCGGATCCTTGACCGCCAGCCAGACGTGCCCGGC
This genomic interval from Kitasatospora gansuensis contains the following:
- the cbiE gene encoding precorrin-6y C5,15-methyltransferase (decarboxylating) subunit CbiE, which codes for MSSAPPVLPPGPPIVVAGIGADGWAGLGEGARAALRAAGVVLGGPRQLELLPAEVTAVRIAWPTPLRPAVPGLLAEYAGRGLAVLASGDPMFFGIGRALAEVAGPERLNVLPHPSSLSYACARLGWPLESTEVVSLVGRPLETLNLALHPGRRVLVLSADASTPAAVAELLTRQGWGATRLRVLEQLGGPDEHQLAGTAADWPHPPGDPLNVIALDCAADGPRGSVVPGLPDDAYESDGQLTKRHVRAATLATLAPAPGELLWDIGGGSGSIAIEWLRAHRDCQAVSVERSPVRAERIARNAATLGVPRLRVVTGPAPAALAGLPTPDAIFVGGGLTAPGLLDACWAALPPGGRLVANTVTLESEALLTEWYRRHGGDLLRLAVAHAVPVGGFTGWRQAMPVTQWSVVKETERTNTA
- the cobM gene encoding precorrin-4 C(11)-methyltransferase — its product is MTVYFIGAGPGAADLITLRGQRRIAASPVCLYAGSLVPRELLAECPPGARLIDTADLNLDQIVAELVRAHQAGQDVARLHSGDPSVFSAVAEQMRRLDAAGVPYEVIPGVPAFAAAAAALKRELTVPTVGQTVILTRVSRQATPMPEGEDLATLGRSGALLVLHLATRYVESVVEELLPHYGADCPAAVVAMASRPDELVLRGTLGDIAAQVKEAGVLRTAVILVGRTLGASQFRDSHLYSADRNRDHTCD